From Hymenobacter sediminicola:
CCACCTCAGCCTGGTAGAAGTACATTCCTTCCACCACCGATGGCGCAGCTCCACCTTCTGCACGACTACCGCCGCCGCTCCAGTTGATGAGCGGGTCGGCGCTGCTCTCGTAGATTTTCACGCCCCAGCGGTTGAATACTGTGAACTTGGTGCTACGAATCGGGGTGAAGACCTTGGGCCGGAACGTGTCGTTCTTACCGTCGCCGTTGGGAGTGAAGATGTTAGGCAGCAGGAACAGCTGGCAATCATCCTTGCACGCTATGTTGCTGCGCACACTCCGGGTTCCGCTGGAATCGACAGACTGCACCGCATAGCAACCAGCTTCAGAAGTGAGGTTCAGGTGCTGATACGTGGTTTGCGTGGCCGGCACCGAGGTCAGGAAGCGCAATGAATCCTGGCTGTTGGGCGCATAGTAGATGTTGTACGAAGCAATGGCGCGGCTGCAGTCAGGCGGCGTATTGCCCAGCGTCCAACTCAGATTGTTCGTGTACACCGCTCCGCTTATAGGCGTGGCAGGCAAATCGAACAGGCGGCTGGCCAGACTGTCGCAGTTGGTGCGCTTGAGAGAAAGCACCGGCGCGCAAGGCACGTTACGCAACGCAATGCACTGCTGCTGGCTTAGATTAATCAGGTCACTGGGCAGTCGATTGCCATCGTATGCTCCATTCGTCGAGACGTAGTAGCAATATGTCTGGCCTTTCACGAGCCGCTGTGCGGCCGTGCCTTCATCCAGATAAGAGCCTCCGGTAGCGGTGCCGGTTACGGTAGCAATAGCCACGAAGGGGTCGTTGGCAGCGGGTCCTTTGCGGTACACAGTGGTAGGGCGCAGGGCATTGTTCCACGGCACATTGTAAGTCCAGCGGAGCGAAATGCCGTTTAGAGCAGTGGCACTGACGGCCGGCACGGCTGTGCCGTCTATCCGTACACTAGAAGCTGCCGTAGCCGTTTCGGCCACCAGATTCTGGCTGAGCAACTCTACCCGGTAGCTGTACGAGCGGTTTTGTGTGTCCAGCGAAGGGTCAGCATCCACGTAAGTGGTGTCGCTGACGTTGCTGATGGTGGCAATGGTCGTGAACGGGCCGGTTGTGGTCTGCCCTACTGCCCGGGACACCCGGTATTGCTGCGGATCAGCAAAAGGCGGCGTGCTGACCGGCTTGGTCCAGCGCACCGTAATCTGGCCATTGGTAGGAGCCGTCCGGTCTACCGTGACGTTGCGCATCAACAGGGGGCGGCCAGCAAAGTCGATGCAGGCTTCCTGCGACACTTGGCTTTTGCCACCGGCGGGCAGCGGAAACTCCACATATATCCGATAGCAATAAGTCTTACCCCGCTCTAGCCCGGTTCCGCCGCCGTTATCGACGAACGATAACAGGTCTGTAGTACCCAAAGGCGAAGGATAGGTTAAAGTGCCGATTTGAGTGAAGCCCGACCCAGCCGGGATACCCGTATCGCAAGGACCTGGATTCAACGTGGATGCCCCTTCCTTGCGGAAAATCAGGATGCGGGCCCCGGGCTTGCGGCACAGGTAGCTGTTCCAAGTGAGTACCGCGCTTCGGACGCCTGTGTTGCCGGGCGCTACCCGCAGGTTCTGCGGAGCCGGCCCAATAACGGTGATGTTCCACACGCGCTGGTCAATCAGGGGCGTGGGGTTGGTCCCACCAGGCTGGTCTTCAGCTGTAAAGCTGACCCGAACAGGCTGGTTGGCAATATTGGAGCAGTCAGGCGTCCAGCGGAAGGTACCGGTAGCCGTGGGCGGGCCGGAGGCGTTCTGCACGAAAGTGGCCGGAGGCAGAATACCGCTGTTCGCCGTCAGCCGGATAGGGTTGCCATCAGCATCTGTGGCCGTTACGGTGCCCGTGATGAGCGTACCGGCTACCACGCAGATATCAGGCGGAATGGTCAGGATGGGGCGCTGGTTATTGGTCGGCTTCACGTTGATCTGCATGTCGCGAATCACTTCCCCAATCAGACGGCGTCCAAAGGATGTACGCCGCCATTCCTGCACCACAAATGCCACGTTGTATTCGCCCACCGTACCCGGTGAGTTCCAGATAATAGTACCCGTACGCCGGTTCTGCTGGAAGATAGAGGCATTGCCCGGAATGCCATTCGGACTGTCGCCGGAAGGGTCGGTATAGGCAACCTGCACGCCATTGTTGGATCCCCCCCCCAGTCGGTTGGGCAGTACATAGCCCGTAACGCGGGTCGAGTCAACAACGAAGCACGGCGGCTGAGGGCCGGTGATGCCGCCTACTACCTGCATGCTGGGCCGCAGTTTAAACACCAGCGAGTCACCGTCCGGGTCGTACGCCGATGGGTTGTGCAGAAACACCTGGCCCACAGCCGCATTATCGATAGAGGGCTTGGTCAGAATGGGTGAGCGGTTCTGCCCCAGCCCTGGGTCAATGGTGAAGGTGGTGGAAATGTAGAACGACTGCGCGCTGGAGGCACTCATATTCAGAACGCCGCCATTGCGGTTTTCCCCTATATAATGTACTGTGTAAGTGCTAGGCGCACTATATGTATGCTCGAAAAAGTAGACGTTGCGCTGCGTCTCACTATTTACGGCCACCGCAGAGGCCCGCGGAATAATCTGCGGCGGACCACAGTCGCCGAAAAAGATGGTCACGCTGGACTCATCCGGAATACCCCCAGTGGGCGTTTTCTGGTAGAGCACCATCTTGAAAAATACCCGTCGCGGGTTGTTGCCGGGCCCTACAGTAGTATCAATTTTGGCCTGTATGTCGCCGGCGCGCAGGTGGGTTGCCTGCACCTGGGTAGCCCAGCTCAGCAATAGGGCAAGGAGTAGCAGCAACGGGCCACGCCGTGCCAACCGGGATAGTAAGGAAAGAACCATAGAGAAACGTACGTAAAGGGACAACAACAACTCCGGCCCAGCAGCCAAAAGAACCATAAAGCAACCTAACAAAAATTATACCTGAGAGGTTACTAAGGAGGTTCAGCCTATAGGGGTTGTAACGGGATTGACTGCGGATTGATTCACGGATGACAACGCTCAACTCCTATAGTTTATTTGGATTGTTTCCTAGTAGGTCCGCCCTTACCTTTGGCTGATTCACCGAACCCACCAAAACCTTTCATTCGCTCCTATGAGTTGGATTAGCAACACGTTTTCCAGCAGCATTGGCCGCAAAATCGTTATGGCCGCCACCGGCCTCTTTTTGTGTTCTTTTCTGGTAGTCCACTTAGTTGGCAACCTCCAATTATTTAAGAACGACGGCGGCCTGGCGTTTAACGCCTACTCCGAGTTCATGAGCCACAACACCATTGTCCGGATTCTGGAAATCGGGCTGGTTGCCGGCTTCGGGCTTCACATTTTCGAAGGGTTGCTGCTGGCATCCAAAAACAAAGCCGCTCGCGGCAGCAGCTACGTTTCCAACCACATTGAGCAGAATAGCCCCTGGCACTCGCGCAATATGGCAGTACTGGGAAGCTTAGTGCTGTTTTTCCTGATTGTGCATCTCTACAATTTCTTCGGCACGCTGCGTTTTGGGGAGCCGCTGAAGGACGCGCAAGGCAATGAAAACGCGTATGCACTGGTTGTTGATGCTTTCCACAACATTTTCTACGTGGCGCTCTACGTGCTGGCGCAGTTTGCCCTGCTCTACCACTTGTTGCATGGTTTCCAGAGTGCCTTCCAGACGCTGGGCCTCAACCACCGCAAATACACTCCCCTCATCAAACTGGTGGGTGTAGTCTTCTCCGTTGTAGTCTGCGCCGGCTTTGCGGCCATGCCCATCTACTTCTACTTCTTTAAATAGATATTAAGCTCTACTGCCAATGTTTCCGGAGTCTAAAATTCCCGAAGGCCCACTGGCCGAGAAGTGGGACAAGCACAAGTTCAATGTCAAGCTCGTAAACCCCGCCAACAAGCGGAAGTACGATGTCATTGTAGTCGGCACCGGCCTGGCCGGTGGCGCAGCGGCCGCCTCACTGGCCGAACTGGGCTACAACGTAAAGGCTTTTACCTTCCACGACTCACCACGCCGCGCCCACTCCATTGCGGCGCAGGGCGGCATCAACGCAGCCAAAAACTACCAGAACGACGGCGACTCCGTGTTCCGGCTGTTTTATGACACCATCAAAGGTGGTGACTACCGGGCCCGCGAAGCCAACGTGTACCGCCTCGCGCAGGTATCGGTCAACATCATCGACCAATGCGTAGCGCAGGGCGTTCCTTTCGCCCGCGAGTACGGCGGCTTGCTGGCTAACCGCTCTTTCGGCGGTGCGCAGGTGAGCCGGACGTTCTACGCCCGCGGCCAGACCGGACAGCAGCTGCTGCTGGGTGCCTATTCGGCCCTCTCGCGCCAGATTGCCTATGGCAAAGTGAAGATGTACACACGGTCCGAAATGCTGGATGTGGTAGTCGTTGACGGGCAGGCCCGCGGCATTATCACCCGCAACCTCATTACGGGCGAGATTGAGCAGCACGCGGCCCACGCCGTGGTATTGGCTACCGGCGGTTACGGCAACGTATTCTACCTGAGCACTAATGCTATGTACTGCAACGCCACTGCTGCGTGGCGGGCCCACAAGCGAGGCGCTTACTTCGCCAACCCTTGCTTCACCCAGATTCACCCCACTTGTATTCCCGTATCCGGCGACTACCAGTCGAAGCTGACACTGATGTCGGAGTCGCTGCGGAACGACGGCCGCGTGTGGGTACCCAAGACGGTGGAAATGGCAGAGCGGGTACGCAAAGGCGAAATCAAGCCTCAAGACATTGCCGAGGATGACCGTGACTATTTCCTGGAGCGCAAATACCCTGCATTCGGCAACCTAGTACCACGCGACGTAGCCTCGCGCAACGCCAAGCAGATGTGCGACGAGGGTCGTGGCGTCGGGTCAACTGGCCTGGCTGTCTACCTCGATTTCGCCGATATCATCAAGCGGACGGGTGCCGAAGCAGTGAGCCAGAAGTACGGCAACCTGTTTGCCATGTACGAGAAAATCACCGACGAGGACCCCTACAAACAGCCGATGCGCATCTATCCGGCGGTACACTACACCATGGGGGGCCTGTGGGTTGACTATAACCTGCAAACCACCGTTCCTGGTCTGTACGCTACCGGCGAGTGCAATTTCTCAGACCACGGCGCTAACCGCCTCGGGGCTTCGGCTCTGATGCAGGGCCTGGCTGACGGCTACTTCGTGATTCCCTACACCATTGGGGACTACCTGGCCTCTACGCCGCCCAAACCCGTTACGACCGAACACCCAGCCTTCAAACAGGCCGAGGCCGATGTGCGGGGCCGCATCAGCAAGCTGATGAGCATCAACGGAACCCGCACGCCCGACGACTTCCACAAACATCTGGGCCACCTGATGTGGGAATACTGCGGCATGGCGCGTAACGCCGAAGGGCTCAAGCACGCCAAAGCAGAGATTCAGAAGTTGCGCCAGGAGTTCTGGAGCGACCTAAAGCTGTCCGGCACAGAAGGAGAATTGAACCAAGCCCTAGAAAAAGCCGGCCGTGTTGCCGACTTCCTGGAACTGGGTGAATTGATGGTGGACGATGCTCTGGACCGCAACGAAAGCTGCGGTGGCCACTTCCGTGAGGAATATGCTACGGAGGACGGCGAAGCCAAGCGTAACGACGATGACTATGCCTACGTGGCTGCCTGGCAGTATGTGGCCGACAATCAGCCCGAAATCCTGAACAAGGAGCAGCTGACATTCGAAAACGTGAAGCTCACGCAGCGAAGCTATAAGTAAGCTGACTGCAACCAGCTGCCGCACTTCGCGGTGGCTGGCTTTCACCTCATTTAAAACGAAAGCTTACCGCCTGCGGCGAAGAGCTTGAATCTTATAAAAACATGGCCGGAAGTAACCCCAACGCCAAACCAATGAATCTTACGCTGAAAGTGTGGCGGCAGAAAAACCGCAACACGGAAGGCAAGATCGTAGACTACCAGGTAAAGGATATTTCGCCCGAAATGTCTTTCCTGGAAATGCTGGACGTGCTCAATGAGAATCTGTTGCGCCAAGGCGACGAGCCGGTAGCTTTTGACCACGACTGCCGCGAAGGCATCTGTGGCTCGTGCAACCTGTTCATCAACGGCCGTGCCCACGGCCCGGAGTCCGGCACAACTACCTGCCAGCTGCACATGCGCAAGTTCTCCGACGGCGATACTATTGTCATCGAGCCCTGGCGTGCAAATGCCTTCCCCGTGAATAAGGATCTGAGCGTGGACCGCTCAGCCTTCGACCGGATTATTCAGGCGGGCGGCTACGTAAGCGTAAACACAGGCGGCACTCCTGATGGCAACGAAATTCCAATTCCGAAAGAAATTGCGGACCGTGCCTTCGAAGCGGCTACCTGCATTGGGTGCGGCGCCTGCGTGGCATCCTGCAAAAATGCCTCCGCTATGCTTTTCGTTTCGGCGAAGGTTAGCCAGCTGGCGCTGTTGCCACAGGGCCACGTAGAGCGCAAAACTCGTGTCGAGAACATGGTGGCTCAGATGGACAAGGAAGGATTTGGTGCCTGCACCAACATCGGCTCTTGCGCGGCAGAATGCCCGGTTGGCATCTCGCTCGAAAATATTGCCATCCTGAACCGTGAATTCCTGGCGGCCAAAGCTACTTCGAATAACCTCGTGTAGGTAACACGGTTATACTAATAAGGTACAAAAAGCGAAGCGGCCTGCCGTTTCGCTTTTTTTGTTGACACATGGCGGAACAGGTCGTAAGCAGAACCAACACCCTCTTTCTTGTTGCCGAACAGGTTCAGCAGCCTCACGTTCTTAATTTCCTATCTATCATAGATGATAACCATCATTGCAGGCACTAATCGTCCTGATTCCCGAGCTCGGCGCATTGCTGACATCTACGCAACGCTTCTGCGTGAGCAGCAGGTGACGTACCAACTGCTGGACCTGGTAGAGCTGCCAGCCGATGTGAGCGTTTCGGCGCTGTACGACAATACCGGCCGCCACGACGACTTCAACCGATTGGCGGATATGGCTGCCGCTGCCGATAAGCTGGTGCTGGTAGTGCCGGAGTACAATTGCTCCTATCCCGGAGTGCTCAAAACTTTCATCGATGGGCTACCCTACCCTGGCGGCATCCGAGGCAAAAAGGCCGCATTGATCGGACTAGGAACCGGTGCGCAAGGCGGTTTGCTGGCGCTGAGCCATCTGACCGATGTGCTGATGTACCTGGGCACTGCCGTGCTGCCTACCCGTGTCCGCTTACCGTTCATCGACCAGCACCTGACGAAAGACGGGAAGCTGACCAACCCGTTTTATCAGCAACTACTGGAGGAGCAGGCAGCACAACTGCTTGCATTTTAAGAAAGAAACGCCCGCTGCGACAGTATTGCTGAGCTAGCAGCCTATATTTGCCCTGCTTCCTTCGTCTTTTTCACTACCATGGCACGCGTGCTAGCTCTTTTTTTGGCTGCTCTGATGCTACTCCAGACATTCAGTCGGGAGCTGTTGGTGGTGGATTACCAAATGCACAAAGAGCGTATTACACAGCTCTTCTGCGTGAACAAAGACAAGCCGCAACTGCGCTGCAATGGCAAGTGCCATTTGGCCAAGCAACTGCGCAAAGCCTCCGACTCAGAGAGCAAAACACCCGCTTCCGGCTTCGCCAAAGTAAAGTATGATGTGGTGTTGCCCTTTGTTTTCTGGGTAGTGGCGCCCACATACGCCTACCCGTTGCCGCTGCGCTTTGCGCCAGCGGCCTCGGTACACTACGCTTTTGCGCCAGCACAAAGCGTGTTTCATCCGCCAGCCCTGAAGGCCTGATGTCCGACTTCCCACGCCTATTCAGGGCGTGGTATTTGCTGCTGTGCTCACCTGTTGGCCTTTTGCCTCTGCACACAGCACCATTGTCTGCATTTCCTTCATACGCCTTCCGAAAGATGAAAATATTGAAATACGCGGCCCTGTTTCTGGCTTTATCTGCCCCTTTCTCCCTCACCTCCTGCGACGAAGACAAGGATGTGCAGCAGGGCAACGTCAGCATAGAATTTGAGAATGTGGCCGGTTCTGTGCCGGTGCAGTTGGGCAGTACCACGTACAAAACGGCTGCCGGCGACACCTTTTCGGTTTCTACGCTACGCTACTACATTTCCAACATCAAGCTGAAGAAAGCCGACGGCACTGAGTTTGTGCAGCCGGAAAGCTACTATCTACTTGATGAGGCACTGCCCGCGACCAAAACGTTTACTATTCCCAACGCCCCGGCCGGCGACTACACTGGCCTGACGTTTACGATTGGGGTAGACAGCGCCCGCAACGTAGCTGGGGCCCAGACTGGCGCGCTGGCCCCTTCCGACATGTTCTGGAACTGGAACACCGGCTACATCTACACAAAGCTGGAAGGCCGCTACAGTCCTTCTAAAACGAATGGGCCGCTTGTATTGCATATTGGAGGCTTCAAGTCACCGAACAACACCATCCAGACCGTGTCGCCGGCAATGACTAACAAAGTCATCCAGATTCGGGAAGGCCGGACGCCACAAGTGCATCTGAAGGCCGATATACTGAAGATGTTTACCGGTGTCAGCACCATTCGCCTCGCCACCGTCAACAATGTAATGGGCGGTCCGAATGCCGTGTTGGTCGCCAAAAATCAGGCCGCCGGCATGTTTACCGTCGACCATATCCACGGCAACTAGCGGTAACTGCCCTTGGCCCGCATGAGAGGCATATGCACTTTCGCCCGCAGCTGGCTGCTAGTGGCGCTACTCGTGGCTGGCAGTTGCCGGCCTGATGCGGACGTACGCCCGAATGAGGAAGTGCCCGGCACCGCTGTGCCGGGCAACTTCCCAGTGCCAGTATATGGGACCGACAAAAACCCACCTACTCGCGCCGCCTTTGAGCTAGGGCGCACGCTCTTCTATGACCCACGTCTGTCACGAACCGGTGATATATCGTGTGGCAGCTGCCATCAGCAATTCGTAGCGTTTGCGCATGCCGGCCACCAACTCAGCCACGGCGTGGATAATCGGCTGGGTACGCGTAACGCTCCCGCACTACAGAACCTGCGCTGGAAGCCCAATTTCTTCTGGGATGGTGGGCCGAGCAACATCGAAACGATGCCTCTCGCACCCATCACCAACCCAGTAGAAATGGACGAAACGCTCGACAATCTGGTGCGCAAGCTCAATGCCGACGCCGAATATAAGCGGCGTTTTGCGGCAGTATTCGGCGGCTCAGGTCCCATTGATTCCTACCAGTTTCTTCGGGCGCTGGCGCAGTTTACGGCCGCACTGACTTCTGCCAACTCGCGCTACGACCACTACGCCCGCCACGAAGCCGGTGGCACGCTGAGTGATGCCGAGTTGCGGGGCCTGAGCGTGCTGCGTCAGAAATGTGGCTCTTGCCATACCGGAGAGCTGTTCACGGACGAGTCGTTCCGCAACAATGGGCTGGACCGCAGTTTCCCACTGGACTCAGGCCGGGCACATATTACGCAGCGCAGCATTGATGTAGGCCGTTTCAAGGTGCCTAGCCTGCGCAACGTGGCGCTGACGGGGCCTTACATGCACGATGGCCGCTTTCAGACCCTGACCGAAGTGCTGGACCACTACGACCACGGCATGGTGGACTCCAAGACGCTGGACCCACAATTTCGGCAGCAGGGAGCCAGACTTGGTATTCCTCTCTCGGCCCAGGACCGCCAAGATCTGCTGGCGTTCCTGTCGACGCTTACGGATGAAGAGTTTCTGCGTGATCCGCAGCTGTCTGAGCAATAGCTGTCCTGTTGCGTCGCTCAGACCGAACCCTTAAAACCAGCGCTGTACTGCGCTGTTGCTTATGTTTTCTAAAAAAATATTACTCCTGCTGCTGGCACTGCTGCCAGTGCAGGCCGGTTTGGCCTGCGACATTTGCGGCTGCTTTATGGGCATCACGCCCTATGATAATCAGAGCAGTTTTTCACTGATGCACCGCTACCGGATTTTCAACGGCTATCAACATCTTGGCCAGAACCCGCAGTTCTTTCCGACCGGTGCTCACCCTGTGGTGCCGCAGCCGCTGAATGGCACAGATGCCGGCTATACCCATTCCCACAAGGGCGACCCTACCGATTTCGAGGCATTCCGGGTGATAGAACTACGGGGCAAATATTTTCTGGCCCAGCGTCTGGAGCTAAATGCCTTTGTGCCGGTTGCCATGAACACGTCACAGATCAATGGCCGGCAGATTAATCTTAGCGGGCTGGGCGACGTGACCATGTTTGCCGGTTACCACCTCATCCGCAACATCGAAACGGCCGGCGTGCAGAACCGCGTGATTGTAGGAGGTGGCGTCAAATTGCCGACGGGCAGCTTCACACGCCAAAAAGCCGACGGCAGCCGCTACCCTACCCTCACCCAGCCGGGCACCGGCACCACCGACGGCTTTTTGTACGCTAACTACATCGGCAGCTACCGCAACGTGGGACTTAGCCTAAACACAAGCTACCGCCGAGGCGCAGCTAACCGTTTCGAGGAAGGGTTGGCACCCGGTGTAACGGCATTTGCGAATCTGTTTTACCGGGTGGCGTTAGGCCAGGACTGGCAAGTTTATCCGTCGGCGCAACTGTTCTATGAAAAGACCAAAGGCGAGTTTTTTGAGGGCCGGCTTACGGGGGAGCACGCCATGAACAATGCCTTGTTAGGACCAGGCCTGGATGTGTACTACAAAAATTTGTCGCTGAACACTAGTGTGCAACTTCCGGTATACACCGCTGCTACCGACCACCCCGCGAGTGCCGGCCGGATAGTAGTAGCAGTAGGCTATAGCTTCAACCAAACTAAGTACTTGTTTAAGTAGCCCAGAAGCAACCAGACAGCGGGTAGCTCATTGGCTGTCAGTAAGTGAAACTGAACTTGCTGTGTTCTGTGTTGCCACAGGAAATAGTATCTTGAGCTTTCTTCACTTTAATCCAGCGTATGCCGTTAAGTAGTACCCGTTTGCGTTCCTGCCTGCTACTTTCAGCAGCTGTATTGCTTTCTGCGGCAGCATGCCATAGAGAAGAACCGCAGCCTGCCGACCCGAAACCAGATGCGCCTACGCCCTACACGCTGGTACTGCCTACGCAACTGCCTCAAAACGTACTCATTCCTGCTGACAATCCACTGACCGTGGAAGGCATAGACCTGGGGCGCAAGCTGTTCTACGAAACCCGCCTTTCCAGCAACAACACCATGTCGTGTGGGAGTTGTCACCAGCAAAGCAAAGCCTTCACGGATGGCCGCCGGCTGGCCGTTGGTGTTGACGGCATTGCGCACCAGCGTAACTCGATGTCGCTGGTGAATTTGCTATGGGAGCCCACTCTGAACTGGGACGGGGCAGCTACTACTCTGGAAACGCAGGCCCGCAAGCCCATCGAAAACCCAGTTGAGTTGCACCAGTCGCTGGCCACAGGCGTAAGCAAGCTGCAGCAAACTCCGCTCTATCCGCCGCTGTTTGCCAAGGCCTTCGGTTCGAGCACCATCACGGAGGCCAACGTGCTCAAAGCATTAGCCCAATTCGAACGAACCCTTATTTCGGGAAATTCACGCTACGAAAAGTCACTTTTGGGGCAAACCCGCCTGAATGATGATGAGCGTGCTGGCAAGCTACTCTACTTCAACCATCCTGGTGAGGGTGGTAATTCCAGCGCCCGGGGTGGCTCCTGCGACCATTGCCATAACGGCAACAACTTCACTTTCACGAATGCCACCTTCGCTACGGCTGGTGGCACAGCCGAATTCGTCAACAACGGGCTGGACATGACATTCGCGGATCCTGGGCGCTTCAATGTGACGGGCCGCAACGGCGACAAAGGCTTGTTCCGGGTACCTACACTGCGCAATATTGCTCTGACTGCCCCCTACATGCACGATGGCCGCTTTCAGACCCTGGAAGAAGTAGTGGACCACTACAACGAGCACATCGAGCGGAACAGTCCCAACGTCAATCCTATTCTGCTTTTGTCTAATCCAGCTCCGGCCGGTAGTAACAGCACCACCCTGAACCTAACGGCCAACGAAAAGCGGCAGCTTGTGGCTTTCCTGAAAACGCTGACTGACTCCACATTCATCCAGGACCCGCGTTTTTCCAACCCTTTCTAACCGAAGGCAGTCTTTCCACCTGCTTCTCTCATCCTCATGCAGCAGGCAGTTTCTCGGCTGATTTTAGTGCTGGTTGGCTTGCTCTCAGCAGCTTGCTCCTCTTTCTCCTCTACTCGTCAGCTTAGTCCTGACCGCGAAACAGGTTCTCCGCGCTATATTTTGCCGGCGGATACTGCGGCAAAGCCAATGCCAGTGCAAGAGCCGCATCGGTAGACTTATACTAAAAAGGCCGCCGCAGATTCTGCGGCGGCCTTTTTAGTATAAGTCTACCGTGGATTTTAGTCCACGTTATCGTGCAAGAACCGGTTGTCGCCCAGCAGCTCATTGTCATCAGAGAGATTGAAGCGGCTGATGTTACGCTCTGAGGAAGGCGTCACGTTTTCCAGCTTCACCTGCCGACGTAGATAGGCTGGTGTTTCCAATTGGTCCTTAATGGCATCGTTGGTGAGGCCGTTGCTCAACTCCTGCAGGCGGCGGCGGCGCTCCTCCGCACGGGCATCAAGCGCCGGACGGCCGG
This genomic window contains:
- a CDS encoding NADPH-dependent FMN reductase, whose product is MITIIAGTNRPDSRARRIADIYATLLREQQVTYQLLDLVELPADVSVSALYDNTGRHDDFNRLADMAAAADKLVLVVPEYNCSYPGVLKTFIDGLPYPGGIRGKKAALIGLGTGAQGGLLALSHLTDVLMYLGTAVLPTRVRLPFIDQHLTKDGKLTNPFYQQLLEEQAAQLLAF
- a CDS encoding succinate dehydrogenase cytochrome b subunit, which encodes MSWISNTFSSSIGRKIVMAATGLFLCSFLVVHLVGNLQLFKNDGGLAFNAYSEFMSHNTIVRILEIGLVAGFGLHIFEGLLLASKNKAARGSSYVSNHIEQNSPWHSRNMAVLGSLVLFFLIVHLYNFFGTLRFGEPLKDAQGNENAYALVVDAFHNIFYVALYVLAQFALLYHLLHGFQSAFQTLGLNHRKYTPLIKLVGVVFSVVVCAGFAAMPIYFYFFK
- a CDS encoding fumarate reductase/succinate dehydrogenase flavoprotein subunit, encoding MFPESKIPEGPLAEKWDKHKFNVKLVNPANKRKYDVIVVGTGLAGGAAAASLAELGYNVKAFTFHDSPRRAHSIAAQGGINAAKNYQNDGDSVFRLFYDTIKGGDYRAREANVYRLAQVSVNIIDQCVAQGVPFAREYGGLLANRSFGGAQVSRTFYARGQTGQQLLLGAYSALSRQIAYGKVKMYTRSEMLDVVVVDGQARGIITRNLITGEIEQHAAHAVVLATGGYGNVFYLSTNAMYCNATAAWRAHKRGAYFANPCFTQIHPTCIPVSGDYQSKLTLMSESLRNDGRVWVPKTVEMAERVRKGEIKPQDIAEDDRDYFLERKYPAFGNLVPRDVASRNAKQMCDEGRGVGSTGLAVYLDFADIIKRTGAEAVSQKYGNLFAMYEKITDEDPYKQPMRIYPAVHYTMGGLWVDYNLQTTVPGLYATGECNFSDHGANRLGASALMQGLADGYFVIPYTIGDYLASTPPKPVTTEHPAFKQAEADVRGRISKLMSINGTRTPDDFHKHLGHLMWEYCGMARNAEGLKHAKAEIQKLRQEFWSDLKLSGTEGELNQALEKAGRVADFLELGELMVDDALDRNESCGGHFREEYATEDGEAKRNDDDYAYVAAWQYVADNQPEILNKEQLTFENVKLTQRSYK
- a CDS encoding succinate dehydrogenase/fumarate reductase iron-sulfur subunit; amino-acid sequence: MNLTLKVWRQKNRNTEGKIVDYQVKDISPEMSFLEMLDVLNENLLRQGDEPVAFDHDCREGICGSCNLFINGRAHGPESGTTTCQLHMRKFSDGDTIVIEPWRANAFPVNKDLSVDRSAFDRIIQAGGYVSVNTGGTPDGNEIPIPKEIADRAFEAATCIGCGACVASCKNASAMLFVSAKVSQLALLPQGHVERKTRVENMVAQMDKEGFGACTNIGSCAAECPVGISLENIAILNREFLAAKATSNNLV
- a CDS encoding MbnP family protein, encoding MKILKYAALFLALSAPFSLTSCDEDKDVQQGNVSIEFENVAGSVPVQLGSTTYKTAAGDTFSVSTLRYYISNIKLKKADGTEFVQPESYYLLDEALPATKTFTIPNAPAGDYTGLTFTIGVDSARNVAGAQTGALAPSDMFWNWNTGYIYTKLEGRYSPSKTNGPLVLHIGGFKSPNNTIQTVSPAMTNKVIQIREGRTPQVHLKADILKMFTGVSTIRLATVNNVMGGPNAVLVAKNQAAGMFTVDHIHGN
- a CDS encoding gliding motility-associated C-terminal domain-containing protein, with translation MVLSLLSRLARRGPLLLLLALLLSWATQVQATHLRAGDIQAKIDTTVGPGNNPRRVFFKMVLYQKTPTGGIPDESSVTIFFGDCGPPQIIPRASAVAVNSETQRNVYFFEHTYSAPSTYTVHYIGENRNGGVLNMSASSAQSFYISTTFTIDPGLGQNRSPILTKPSIDNAAVGQVFLHNPSAYDPDGDSLVFKLRPSMQVVGGITGPQPPCFVVDSTRVTGYVLPNRLGGGSNNGVQVAYTDPSGDSPNGIPGNASIFQQNRRTGTIIWNSPGTVGEYNVAFVVQEWRRTSFGRRLIGEVIRDMQINVKPTNNQRPILTIPPDICVVAGTLITGTVTATDADGNPIRLTANSGILPPATFVQNASGPPTATGTFRWTPDCSNIANQPVRVSFTAEDQPGGTNPTPLIDQRVWNITVIGPAPQNLRVAPGNTGVRSAVLTWNSYLCRKPGARILIFRKEGASTLNPGPCDTGIPAGSGFTQIGTLTYPSPLGTTDLLSFVDNGGGTGLERGKTYCYRIYVEFPLPAGGKSQVSQEACIDFAGRPLLMRNVTVDRTAPTNGQITVRWTKPVSTPPFADPQQYRVSRAVGQTTTGPFTTIATISNVSDTTYVDADPSLDTQNRSYSYRVELLSQNLVAETATAASSVRIDGTAVPAVSATALNGISLRWTYNVPWNNALRPTTVYRKGPAANDPFVAIATVTGTATGGSYLDEGTAAQRLVKGQTYCYYVSTNGAYDGNRLPSDLINLSQQQCIALRNVPCAPVLSLKRTNCDSLASRLFDLPATPISGAVYTNNLSWTLGNTPPDCSRAIASYNIYYAPNSQDSLRFLTSVPATQTTYQHLNLTSEAGCYAVQSVDSSGTRSVRSNIACKDDCQLFLLPNIFTPNGDGKNDTFRPKVFTPIRSTKFTVFNRWGVKIYESSADPLINWSGGGSRAEGGAAPSVVEGMYFYQAEVEFGNLDRTKRTYKGWVQITR
- a CDS encoding cytochrome-c peroxidase gives rise to the protein MRGICTFARSWLLVALLVAGSCRPDADVRPNEEVPGTAVPGNFPVPVYGTDKNPPTRAAFELGRTLFYDPRLSRTGDISCGSCHQQFVAFAHAGHQLSHGVDNRLGTRNAPALQNLRWKPNFFWDGGPSNIETMPLAPITNPVEMDETLDNLVRKLNADAEYKRRFAAVFGGSGPIDSYQFLRALAQFTAALTSANSRYDHYARHEAGGTLSDAELRGLSVLRQKCGSCHTGELFTDESFRNNGLDRSFPLDSGRAHITQRSIDVGRFKVPSLRNVALTGPYMHDGRFQTLTEVLDHYDHGMVDSKTLDPQFRQQGARLGIPLSAQDRQDLLAFLSTLTDEEFLRDPQLSEQ